The following coding sequences are from one Aliarcobacter skirrowii CCUG 10374 window:
- a CDS encoding RNA pyrophosphohydrolase, whose translation MANKKENEKEKKNLRPNVAAIILSSKYPQKCEIFIASRVDINNAWQFPQGGIDEGESSKDALFRELEEEIGTKEVEIIAEYPDWVSYLFPPVIAQKMYPFDGQKQKYYLVKLKKGAKIDINTHTPEFSEYKFVSTEDIYNHITFFKRTVYKQVLKYFKQEGYI comes from the coding sequence ATGGCTAATAAAAAAGAGAATGAAAAAGAGAAAAAAAATTTAAGACCAAATGTAGCAGCAATTATACTATCTTCTAAATATCCACAAAAGTGTGAAATTTTTATCGCTTCAAGAGTTGATATAAATAATGCTTGGCAATTTCCTCAAGGAGGAATTGACGAGGGTGAGAGTTCAAAAGATGCTCTGTTTCGTGAACTTGAAGAGGAGATTGGAACAAAAGAGGTTGAAATAATTGCTGAATATCCAGATTGGGTATCATATCTTTTTCCACCTGTAATAGCCCAAAAAATGTATCCTTTTGATGGGCAAAAGCAAAAATACTATTTGGTTAAATTAAAAAAAGGAGCTAAAATAGATATAAATACTCACACTCCTGAGTTTAGTGAGTATAAATTTGTATCTACAGAAGATATTTATAATCATATAACTTTTTTCAAAAGAACTGTATATAAACAGGTTTTGAAATATTTTAAGCAAGAGGGATATATTTAA
- the hemW gene encoding radical SAM family heme chaperone HemW: MLLYIHIPFCDSKCFYCAFNSYTSKSNLKENYMKALKIQLENNINRHLRDKNRKLKTVFIGGGTPSTIKPSLFKDIFDLLKPYIEDSCEITSEANPNSATQDWLQGMYDLGVNRISFGVQSFDDKKLKTLGRNHNRDNAIKAIQNAKCIGFNGINCDIIYGVQNDSFESLKKDFDTILELEVEHISAYSLIIEKDTKFFLEEKELQKRSRSLKIDDEDLSYEIFEYLKNIGFNQYEIANFAKESKYESKHNYGYWSHNEYLGVGAGAVAFIDKQREYSQKSIEDYIANPLLVDIEKLTNEDIKSEKVLLGFRCKFGVDLEIFTNSELRKIEDLLEINRVCISENRVYNNNFLLADELALYILD, translated from the coding sequence TTGCTTTTATATATACATATACCTTTTTGTGATAGCAAATGTTTTTACTGTGCATTTAACTCATATACTTCAAAGTCAAATCTGAAAGAAAACTATATGAAAGCTCTAAAAATTCAGCTTGAAAATAATATTAACAGACATTTAAGAGATAAAAATAGAAAACTAAAAACGGTTTTTATTGGTGGAGGAACTCCATCAACTATAAAACCATCTTTATTTAAAGATATTTTTGATTTATTAAAACCATACATAGAAGATAGTTGTGAAATTACAAGTGAAGCTAATCCAAACTCTGCAACACAAGATTGGCTTCAAGGAATGTATGATTTAGGTGTAAATAGAATTAGTTTTGGAGTTCAAAGTTTTGATGATAAAAAGTTAAAAACATTAGGAAGAAATCATAATAGAGATAATGCTATTAAAGCTATACAAAATGCAAAATGTATAGGTTTTAATGGTATTAATTGCGATATAATTTATGGTGTTCAAAATGATAGTTTCGAAAGTTTAAAAAAGGATTTTGATACAATTTTAGAGTTAGAAGTTGAGCATATAAGTGCATACTCTTTGATAATTGAAAAAGATACAAAATTCTTTTTAGAGGAAAAAGAGCTTCAAAAAAGAAGCAGAAGCTTAAAGATTGATGATGAAGATTTATCTTATGAGATTTTTGAATATCTAAAAAATATAGGATTTAATCAATATGAGATTGCAAATTTTGCAAAAGAGAGCAAATATGAATCAAAGCATAACTACGGATACTGGAGTCACAATGAGTATTTAGGAGTTGGTGCTGGAGCTGTTGCTTTTATTGATAAACAAAGAGAGTATTCACAAAAAAGTATAGAGGACTATATTGCAAATCCTTTATTAGTTGATATTGAAAAATTAACAAATGAAGATATAAAAAGCGAAAAGGTTTTGTTAGGTTTTAGATGTAAGTTTGGTGTAGATTTAGAAATATTTACAAATAGTGAACTTAGAAAAATAGAAGATTTATTAGAGATAAATAGAGTTTGTATATCTGAAAATAGGGTTTACAATAATAATTTTCTATTAGCAGATGAGTTAGCTTTATATATTTTAGATTAA
- a CDS encoding SAM-dependent methyltransferase: MKKLWNKFADNFFSKIKIGTLEVVFKDKTTKLYGEKKLEDKITLEINSNRFFIKTVLYGDIGFAESFIDRDFETSNLTKLIELALLNSKYLGITSENEKRKLINLMPFFNRFKHSLRRNSKTNARKNISAHYDLSNDFYKLMLDKTMMYSSAVFENKDQDLYDAQKNKLEKLSSKLNIKDGSKVLEIGSGWGAMAIHLAKDKKCDVTTVTLSVEQKKLCKERFKKEGIEDKIDILLKDYRDLKGEFDAIIAVEMFEAVGREYFHIFFKKCQELLKPSGVLVLQVITIPDQRYKAYSKGSDFIQKYIFPGGHLPSILKILETTSKHTRLNLNHLEEFTEHYAKTLNIWHENFENNLDEVKKLGFDDYFIRMWKMYLNYCEAGFLTRNINLHQLVFTRDQNIYLNKGLIA; encoded by the coding sequence ATGAAAAAATTGTGGAATAAATTTGCAGATAACTTCTTTTCCAAGATTAAAATAGGAACATTAGAGGTTGTCTTTAAAGATAAAACAACAAAACTTTATGGCGAAAAAAAACTTGAAGATAAAATCACTTTAGAGATAAATAGTAATAGATTTTTTATAAAAACAGTTCTTTATGGAGATATTGGATTTGCTGAAAGTTTCATAGATAGAGATTTTGAGACTTCAAATCTTACAAAACTAATAGAACTTGCACTTTTAAATTCAAAATATCTTGGAATTACAAGCGAAAATGAAAAAAGAAAGCTTATTAACTTAATGCCATTTTTTAATAGATTTAAACATAGTTTAAGACGAAACTCAAAAACAAATGCAAGAAAAAATATCTCTGCTCACTATGATTTATCAAACGATTTTTACAAACTTATGCTTGATAAAACAATGATGTATTCAAGTGCAGTTTTTGAAAATAAAGATCAAGATTTATATGATGCTCAAAAAAACAAACTTGAAAAACTATCATCAAAACTAAATATTAAAGATGGTTCAAAAGTTTTAGAGATTGGCTCTGGATGGGGAGCTATGGCTATTCATTTAGCAAAAGATAAAAAATGTGATGTTACAACTGTAACATTAAGTGTTGAGCAAAAAAAACTTTGCAAAGAGAGATTTAAAAAAGAGGGTATTGAAGATAAAATCGATATTTTATTAAAAGATTATAGAGATTTAAAAGGAGAGTTTGATGCAATTATTGCTGTTGAGATGTTTGAAGCTGTTGGTAGGGAGTATTTTCATATATTCTTTAAAAAGTGTCAAGAGCTATTAAAACCAAGCGGTGTTTTGGTTTTACAAGTAATTACAATTCCAGATCAAAGATATAAAGCCTATTCAAAAGGTAGTGATTTTATACAAAAGTATATTTTCCCAGGTGGACATTTGCCAAGTATCTTAAAAATTTTAGAGACAACTTCTAAGCACACAAGACTTAATTTAAATCATCTTGAGGAGTTTACAGAACACTATGCTAAAACTTTGAATATTTGGCATGAAAATTTTGAGAATAATTTAGATGAAGTTAAAAAGCTAGGATTTGATGACTATTTTATAAGAATGTGGAAAATGTATCTAAACTATTGTGAAGCTGGATTTTTAACAAGAAATATAAATCTTCATCAACTAGTTTTTACAAGAGATCAAAATATATATTTAAATAAAGGATTAATCGCATGA
- a CDS encoding lipocalin family protein translates to MKILLFIFLFISFSFSKDSIDKVKFSGLWYEIARVENKFQTSCVASSVEYVLEDDGTYNVFNRCFENELNGKLIEYNGFAKLEDNQLYMRYFFIFRSSYKIDYINDYKTAVVANSDYSNLWIMSRAPSINKDELDNILKDLENKMDISKLTFTKLDPKGRYR, encoded by the coding sequence TTGAAAATTTTATTATTCATTTTCTTGTTTATATCTTTTTCATTTTCAAAAGATTCTATTGATAAAGTTAAATTTTCAGGTCTTTGGTATGAAATAGCAAGAGTTGAAAATAAATTTCAAACATCTTGTGTTGCATCAAGTGTTGAGTATGTACTAGAAGATGATGGAACTTATAATGTTTTTAATAGATGTTTTGAAAATGAATTAAATGGAAAATTAATAGAGTATAACGGTTTTGCAAAACTAGAAGATAATCAACTTTATATGAGATATTTTTTTATTTTTAGAAGTTCATATAAGATTGATTATATAAATGATTATAAAACAGCTGTTGTAGCAAATAGTGATTACTCAAATCTTTGGATTATGAGTAGAGCTCCTAGTATTAATAAAGATGAACTAGATAATATCTTAAAAGATTTAGAAAATAAGATGGATATTTCAAAATTGACTTTTACAAAACTTGACCCAAAAGGAAGATATAGATGA
- a CDS encoding NAD(P)/FAD-dependent oxidoreductase — protein sequence MKIAVLGAGISGLGSAYILSKKYDVDLYEKENRLGGHARTTLVQEDDKFFGVDTGFLVFNYETYPLLTKLFKELDVKIEKSDMSFAFWDIDKNIAYNGSSLKGMFAQKRNLFSFSHYQMINDILAFNKKANRDLMVESKDLDKTLGEYIKNYSKAFKNRYLLPMGAAIWSTPSSEMNNFPARTFLKFFKNHGLLGVTTHHQWLTVSNGSINYVEKIKDKISGKIFLNSDVIKIKRVENGVYLIHKDGGKTFYDKVILAMHAPEALEILEDPSPKEVEILSTFKYKANSAVLHSDNNILHPNRKMYAAWNYTSSNIENKAVTLTYWINSLQNLKTKKDYFVSLNETKSIKNVIENISYDHPQFDSKAILMQDRKDEICGVNNTYYAGAYWRYGFHEDGLLSATKVASKLMCEF from the coding sequence ATGAAAATAGCTGTTTTAGGAGCTGGAATAAGCGGACTTGGAAGTGCTTATATTTTAAGTAAAAAATATGATGTAGATCTTTATGAAAAAGAGAATAGATTAGGTGGACACGCTAGAACAACTCTTGTTCAAGAAGATGATAAATTTTTTGGAGTTGATACTGGGTTTTTGGTATTTAATTATGAAACTTATCCTCTTTTGACAAAGCTATTTAAAGAGCTTGATGTAAAAATAGAGAAATCTGATATGAGTTTTGCGTTTTGGGATATAGATAAAAATATAGCCTACAATGGTTCATCTTTAAAAGGGATGTTTGCTCAAAAAAGAAATCTATTCTCTTTTTCTCACTATCAAATGATAAATGATATTTTAGCTTTTAATAAAAAAGCAAACAGAGATTTAATGGTTGAATCAAAAGATTTAGATAAGACTTTAGGTGAATATATAAAAAATTATTCAAAAGCTTTTAAAAATAGATATCTTCTTCCAATGGGGGCTGCTATTTGGTCAACACCAAGCAGTGAGATGAATAACTTCCCAGCAAGAACATTTTTAAAGTTTTTTAAAAATCATGGACTTTTGGGAGTAACTACACATCATCAATGGCTTACTGTTTCAAATGGAAGTATAAATTATGTTGAAAAAATAAAAGATAAAATATCTGGCAAGATATTTTTAAACTCAGATGTTATAAAGATAAAAAGAGTTGAAAATGGTGTATATTTAATACATAAAGATGGTGGAAAAACTTTTTATGACAAAGTTATTTTAGCTATGCATGCACCTGAAGCTTTAGAGATTTTAGAAGATCCATCACCTAAAGAAGTTGAGATTTTAAGTACTTTTAAATATAAAGCAAATAGCGCTGTTTTACATAGTGATAATAATATCTTACATCCAAATAGAAAAATGTATGCAGCATGGAACTATACAAGCTCAAATATAGAAAATAAAGCTGTTACTTTAACTTATTGGATAAACTCTTTACAAAATTTAAAGACAAAAAAAGATTATTTTGTATCTTTAAATGAGACAAAAAGTATTAAAAATGTTATTGAAAACATATCATATGATCATCCTCAATTTGATTCAAAAGCAATTTTGATGCAAGATAGAAAAGATGAGATTTGTGGAGTTAATAATACTTATTATGCTGGTGCTTACTGGAGATATGGATTTCATGAAGATGGACTTTTAAGTGCTACAAAAGTTGCTTCAAAACTTATGTGTGAGTTTTAA
- a CDS encoding MFS transporter yields MIKNSTLFFYGILGVPIAFLGFPLYIYLPPFYVEHIGLNIGFVGVILLFARLIDMIADPFIGRFCDIYGSKLKIILISSIFLLISLYFLIKPILNSYFYLFIFSIITYISYSFVLIPYLSLNAILGKNEFDNTKLAFSREIFIIFGVLLSLLLPYVFLVSSDSKKSLELLLLFVLIIFPIALIIFYKKLKSLEIKSENIALNTFFKSLKTLFKNYPNQKTLFFAFLFNSLANALPATLFLFFVKYILILEEHTGLFLIIYFLSAIVAFPIWIKISKRISKKSTWILSICVAIGAFIFVSFLNEGDFFFFSIICMLTGACLGADMAIPSSIQADVANFIKQKEDLTSVLFGFWAMITKLSLAFALAISFITLEFTGFDKQNINEYSIFAIIFLYSTLPIVFKIFAIFFLNRYEMTK; encoded by the coding sequence ATGATCAAAAATAGTACGCTATTTTTTTATGGTATTTTAGGAGTTCCTATTGCCTTTTTAGGATTTCCTTTGTATATATATTTACCTCCTTTTTATGTTGAACACATAGGTTTAAATATTGGATTTGTTGGAGTTATTTTATTGTTTGCAAGATTAATAGATATGATAGCAGACCCATTTATTGGAAGATTTTGTGATATTTACGGTTCAAAACTTAAAATTATTTTAATATCATCTATTTTTTTACTTATCTCTTTATATTTTTTAATAAAACCGATCTTAAATAGCTATTTTTATCTATTTATTTTCTCAATTATCACTTATATTTCATATAGTTTTGTATTAATTCCATATTTAAGTTTAAATGCCATTTTAGGCAAAAATGAGTTTGATAATACAAAACTTGCTTTTTCAAGAGAGATTTTTATAATTTTTGGTGTTTTATTATCACTTTTACTTCCATATGTATTTTTAGTTTCAAGTGACTCAAAAAAGAGTTTAGAGCTTTTACTACTATTTGTTTTGATTATATTTCCAATAGCTTTAATAATCTTTTATAAAAAGCTTAAATCTTTAGAGATAAAAAGTGAAAATATAGCTCTTAACACTTTTTTTAAATCTTTAAAAACACTATTTAAAAATTATCCAAATCAAAAAACACTATTTTTTGCTTTTTTATTTAATAGCTTAGCAAATGCACTTCCAGCAACTCTTTTTTTGTTTTTTGTTAAATATATTTTGATTTTAGAAGAGCATACAGGACTATTTTTAATAATATATTTTTTAAGTGCAATTGTTGCTTTTCCTATATGGATAAAAATTTCAAAAAGAATATCAAAAAAATCAACTTGGATTTTATCTATTTGTGTTGCTATTGGTGCATTTATTTTTGTTTCTTTTTTAAATGAGGGTGATTTTTTCTTTTTTTCTATAATTTGTATGCTTACAGGAGCTTGTCTTGGTGCTGATATGGCTATTCCTTCTTCAATTCAAGCAGATGTTGCAAATTTTATAAAACAAAAAGAGGATTTAACTTCTGTTTTATTTGGTTTTTGGGCAATGATTACAAAACTATCTCTTGCTTTTGCTCTTGCAATATCATTTATAACTTTAGAGTTTACAGGTTTTGACAAACAAAACATAAACGAATATTCAATTTTTGCAATAATATTTTTATACTCAACTCTTCCAATAGTTTTTAAAATTTTTGCAATATTTTTTTTAAATAGATATGAAATGACAAAATGA
- a CDS encoding DUF1365 domain-containing protein, translating to MLNNRSNHNIFEGTIYHKRYLPKKHEFKYNFYLLDIDVFDLKSLENKIFSINSFNLMSLKSVDHFGKSRDFIKNIEELLEKFDLKASSKMRFLTLPRVLNFVFNPISVLVLFDEESNPRHILAEVHNYNGGRVVYCIKLEKDEKNAKSYFGAVKKDMYVSPFFKYEGVYEFELKYDEQKLFIKIDLYENQQHKLTAIFNSKAKPYSFKNILKVFIRYMFSTFLVVSRTFYHAFRLYLKGLKIYSPRDNDKIKRY from the coding sequence ATGCTAAATAATAGATCAAATCATAATATTTTTGAAGGAACAATTTATCATAAAAGATATCTTCCAAAAAAACATGAGTTTAAATATAATTTTTACCTTCTTGATATTGATGTTTTTGATTTAAAAAGTTTAGAAAATAAGATTTTTTCTATAAATAGTTTTAATTTAATGAGTTTAAAAAGTGTTGATCACTTTGGAAAAAGTAGAGATTTTATAAAAAACATAGAGGAGCTTTTAGAAAAATTTGATTTAAAAGCTAGTTCAAAGATGAGATTTTTAACACTTCCAAGAGTTTTAAACTTTGTTTTTAATCCAATTAGTGTGTTGGTTTTATTTGATGAAGAGAGTAATCCAAGGCATATTTTAGCTGAAGTTCATAATTACAATGGTGGAAGAGTTGTCTATTGTATAAAGCTTGAAAAAGATGAAAAAAATGCAAAATCATACTTTGGAGCTGTAAAAAAAGATATGTATGTATCTCCATTTTTTAAGTATGAAGGGGTTTATGAGTTTGAGCTAAAGTATGATGAACAAAAGCTATTTATAAAAATAGATTTATATGAAAATCAACAACACAAATTAACAGCAATTTTTAACTCAAAAGCAAAGCCTTATAGTTTTAAAAATATATTAAAAGTTTTTATAAGATATATGTTTAGCACTTTTTTAGTGGTAAGTAGAACATTTTATCATGCTTTTAGGCTTTATTTAAAGGGTTTAAAAATCTACTCTCCAAGAGATAATGACAAAATAAAAAGGTATTAA
- a CDS encoding HobA family DNA replication regulator produces MQEFLNWTVDTIRQDKIISPWLEEKKFEWTPLVSKNIINVLDKNFSVLIITDSDREWFLNYILSNINLTKYNRPFLPYYDFRAFFKNINSIRSEEDISNIKDMLKISFPNGYCFWYIGKSQDPRATLAKVTKSSFLWIFDEERQGAINLKSNDEELDIKLLQMFRLYNKTISAALFAQINVEN; encoded by the coding sequence GTGCAAGAGTTTTTAAACTGGACAGTTGATACAATAAGGCAAGATAAAATAATCTCGCCTTGGCTAGAGGAGAAAAAATTTGAATGGACTCCTTTGGTGTCAAAAAATATTATAAACGTACTGGATAAAAACTTCTCTGTATTAATTATCACAGATAGCGATAGAGAGTGGTTTTTAAACTACATTTTATCAAATATAAATCTAACAAAATATAATAGACCTTTTTTGCCATACTATGATTTTAGAGCATTTTTTAAAAATATAAATAGTATTCGTTCAGAAGAGGATATTTCAAACATAAAAGATATGTTAAAAATATCTTTTCCAAATGGCTACTGTTTTTGGTATATTGGCAAAAGTCAAGATCCAAGGGCAACTTTAGCAAAAGTTACAAAGAGTTCTTTTTTGTGGATATTTGATGAAGAGAGACAAGGTGCAATAAATCTAAAATCAAATGATGAGGAGCTTGATATAAAACTTCTTCAGATGTTTAGATTATATAATAAAACAATTAGTGCAGCACTTTTTGCACAAATAAATGTAGAGAATTAA
- a CDS encoding DNA polymerase III subunit delta' → MHPLQRSSILVVNSIDTSLEEILAFYPSHFTRVIKNSEKNEFQIVDAQNAIKEAYIATNETKYIFLCGATFRSEAQNALLKVLEEPPLNIVFIILVESKSSILPTIHSRLLYKNLKQSVLEEDIDLDLKYLDLKTLYNFVKENQRISKDEAIKLVGKLVLKINKDKISLNEDELESFSKAITLLNLNSRPAPILAYLLLTILEKERQ, encoded by the coding sequence TTGCATCCACTACAAAGATCATCTATTTTAGTTGTAAATAGTATAGATACATCTCTTGAGGAGATATTGGCTTTTTATCCAAGCCACTTTACAAGAGTTATAAAAAATAGTGAAAAAAATGAGTTTCAAATAGTTGATGCTCAAAATGCAATAAAAGAGGCATATATTGCTACAAATGAGACAAAATATATATTTTTATGTGGAGCAACATTTAGAAGTGAAGCTCAAAATGCTTTATTGAAAGTTTTAGAAGAACCACCTTTAAATATTGTTTTTATTATTCTTGTAGAATCAAAAAGTTCAATATTACCTACAATTCACTCAAGACTTTTATATAAAAATCTAAAACAATCTGTTTTGGAAGAGGATATAGATTTAGATTTAAAATATTTGGATTTAAAAACTCTTTATAATTTTGTTAAAGAGAATCAAAGAATTTCAAAAGATGAAGCTATAAAACTTGTTGGAAAGCTAGTATTGAAAATAAACAAAGATAAAATTAGTTTAAACGAAGATGAGCTAGAGAGTTTTTCAAAAGCAATAACTCTTTTAAATTTAAACTCAAGACCAGCTCCAATTCTAGCATATCTACTACTTACAATTTTAGAAAAAGAGAGACAATGA
- a CDS encoding DUF3833 domain-containing protein — MKNLLLVFITTILLTGCASMKIEDFNNTKPEFIPQEYFNGKLRAYGIVKDRSGKIIRSFKGEMIGSWDKNGIGTLDEFFVYDDGEEMKRVWTLKPIENKKFIATANDIVGESSMIANGNTVMIDYVMRTPYKSSTIDLSVQDWLHLQDDGVIINHSKMKKFGFVVGELVITIIKE; from the coding sequence ATGAAAAATTTATTATTAGTTTTTATAACAACAATTTTATTAACAGGATGTGCAAGTATGAAAATAGAAGATTTTAACAATACAAAACCAGAGTTTATTCCTCAAGAGTATTTTAATGGAAAATTAAGAGCTTATGGAATCGTAAAAGATAGAAGCGGAAAGATTATTAGAAGTTTCAAAGGAGAGATGATTGGTTCTTGGGATAAAAATGGTATTGGAACTTTAGATGAGTTTTTTGTTTATGATGATGGTGAAGAGATGAAAAGAGTTTGGACTCTAAAACCAATTGAAAATAAAAAATTTATAGCAACTGCTAATGATATAGTAGGAGAAAGCTCTATGATTGCAAATGGAAATACAGTTATGATTGATTATGTTATGAGAACTCCATATAAAAGCTCAACTATTGATTTAAGTGTGCAAGATTGGTTGCATCTACAAGATGATGGTGTAATTATTAATCACTCAAAAATGAAAAAATTTGGATTTGTGGTTGGAGAGTTGGTAATTACAATAATTAAAGAGTAA
- the folP gene encoding dihydropteroate synthase, which yields MKAYKLSLEDINNFLENLQCDSGGIKIMSKKAKVHTLFIKNLHVGAANILKQDALSIGADLAVPRGVIIAKEKYVDALLIGTTKHFETLARKELAQPFGLKELAKVLKDFVKEQKYSTKIMGVLNANEDSFFKNSRFDNSQASFKIEKMIEDGANIIDIGAVSSRPGSLPVSSDEELNRIKDIVQTIYKNRYFEKVDFSIDSYEPKVIEYVLDHGFKIVNDITGLENDEVCKLTAKYSAQAVIMHMQNNQTNMQEDPFYEDVIVEIDDFFKQRVEKAKSFGVEDIVLDVGIGFGKTLKHNLLLLKNLEHFKHFGYELLIGASRKSMINMITPTEVSDRLPGTLSIHLESLRNGASIIRCHDVKEHFQAIKVFEAIQNIN from the coding sequence ATGAAAGCTTATAAACTATCCTTAGAAGATATAAATAATTTTTTAGAAAATCTACAATGTGATAGTGGTGGTATTAAGATTATGTCAAAAAAAGCTAAAGTGCACACACTATTTATAAAAAATTTACATGTTGGAGCTGCAAATATTTTAAAACAAGATGCCTTATCTATTGGTGCTGATTTAGCAGTTCCAAGAGGAGTTATAATTGCAAAAGAAAAATATGTTGATGCTCTTTTAATAGGAACTACAAAACATTTTGAAACACTTGCAAGAAAAGAGTTAGCACAACCTTTTGGATTGAAAGAGTTAGCAAAAGTTTTAAAAGATTTTGTAAAAGAGCAAAAATACTCTACAAAAATCATGGGTGTTTTAAATGCAAATGAAGACTCATTTTTTAAAAATAGTAGATTTGATAACTCTCAAGCATCTTTTAAAATTGAAAAAATGATTGAAGATGGTGCAAATATAATTGATATTGGGGCAGTTTCAAGCCGTCCTGGAAGTTTACCTGTAAGTTCTGACGAAGAGTTAAATAGAATCAAAGATATTGTTCAAACAATATATAAAAATAGATATTTTGAAAAAGTTGATTTCTCTATTGACTCTTATGAACCAAAAGTAATAGAGTATGTTTTAGATCATGGATTTAAAATAGTAAATGATATTACAGGTTTAGAAAATGATGAAGTTTGTAAACTTACTGCAAAATACAGTGCACAAGCAGTTATTATGCATATGCAAAATAATCAAACAAATATGCAAGAAGATCCTTTTTATGAAGATGTAATAGTTGAAATTGATGACTTTTTTAAACAAAGAGTTGAAAAAGCAAAAAGTTTTGGAGTTGAGGATATAGTTTTAGATGTTGGAATTGGTTTTGGAAAAACTTTAAAGCACAACCTACTTTTACTAAAAAATTTAGAACATTTTAAACATTTTGGATATGAACTTTTAATTGGAGCTAGTAGAAAATCTATGATAAATATGATAACTCCAACAGAAGTTTCAGACAGACTCCCAGGAACTTTATCAATTCATTTAGAATCTCTTAGAAATGGTGCATCTATTATTAGATGTCATGATGTTAAAGAGCATTTTCAAGCAATTAAAGTTTTTGAAGCAATACAGAATATTAATTAA
- a CDS encoding aspartate kinase, which translates to MLKVLKFGGTSVGTLERIANVAQIIKKIKDEGHDVIAIVSAMSGETNKLIEYAEYYSKTPDSRELDMLLSSGERVTSALLSIALNSIGYKAISMTGREAGIMTTATHTKAKIEKIDTTKMKQALKDGNTIIVAGFQGVTLDGSRVTTLGRGGSDLSAVAIAGAINADVCEIYTDVDGIYTTDPRIEPKAKKLKKISYDEMLELASLGAKVLQNRSVEMAKKLNVNLVSRSSFTPEVEGTLITNEEEIMEKPIVSGIALDKNQVRVGMYGVVDKPGVASAIFTALADANINVDMIVQTRGLDGTTDLDFTVPTTDLELCKKVMEQFKPQAKNIDYNEAICKVSIVGVGMKSHTGVASKAFTAMANENINIRIISTSEIKISMIIDEKYAELAVRALHDAYELDK; encoded by the coding sequence ATGTTAAAAGTTTTAAAATTTGGTGGTACAAGTGTTGGTACGCTTGAAAGAATTGCTAATGTTGCACAGATTATCAAAAAGATAAAAGATGAAGGTCATGATGTTATTGCAATTGTTTCAGCAATGAGTGGAGAGACAAATAAGCTAATAGAGTATGCTGAATACTATAGCAAAACTCCAGATTCAAGAGAGCTTGATATGCTTTTAAGTTCAGGTGAAAGAGTTACTTCAGCCCTACTTTCAATTGCATTAAATAGTATTGGATATAAAGCTATTTCAATGACAGGAAGAGAAGCTGGTATTATGACAACAGCAACTCACACAAAAGCAAAAATTGAAAAAATTGATACAACAAAGATGAAGCAAGCTTTAAAAGATGGAAATACAATCATAGTTGCTGGATTTCAAGGAGTTACACTTGATGGTTCAAGAGTAACAACACTTGGTCGAGGTGGAAGTGACTTATCTGCTGTTGCAATTGCAGGTGCTATTAATGCTGATGTTTGTGAGATTTATACAGATGTTGATGGTATTTATACAACAGATCCACGAATTGAACCAAAGGCTAAAAAATTAAAAAAAATATCTTATGATGAGATGCTAGAACTTGCAAGTTTAGGTGCAAAAGTATTACAAAATAGATCTGTTGAGATGGCAAAAAAGTTAAATGTAAATTTAGTATCAAGAAGTAGCTTCACTCCTGAAGTTGAAGGAACATTAATAACAAATGAAGAGGAAATTATGGAAAAACCAATAGTAAGCGGAATAGCTTTAGATAAAAATCAAGTTAGAGTTGGAATGTATGGTGTTGTTGACAAACCAGGTGTTGCTAGTGCAATTTTTACAGCTCTTGCAGATGCAAATATAAATGTTGATATGATAGTTCAAACAAGAGGTCTTGATGGAACAACAGATTTAGACTTTACAGTTCCAACAACAGATTTAGAACTTTGTAAAAAAGTTATGGAACAGTTTAAACCTCAAGCTAAAAATATTGATTATAATGAGGCTATTTGTAAAGTTTCAATAGTTGGAGTTGGTATGAAATCTCATACAGGAGTTGCTTCAAAAGCATTTACAGCTATGGCAAATGAAAATATAAATATTAGAATTATCTCTACAAGTGAGATTAAAATATCTATGATTATTGATGAAAAATATGCAGAACTTGCTGTTCGTGCACTTCATGATGCATATGAGCTGGATAAATAA